The following proteins are encoded in a genomic region of Arthrobacter jiangjiafuii:
- a CDS encoding glycosyltransferase 87 family protein, with protein MSQKLAALQERFMRRKSLWSCFALVHLGFFLALSGLVFSGGVLSDIRFYRQWAFDGLNDGIWQGISMDWVYPIGALAPMLLATILGPALYQLAWFLIFTALNAAAVAVLVKPGTPSRYAAAYWWLAVTALLGPVAVGRVDGLTAPLVIIGLLLLAARPVVASALLALATWMKVWPAAVILAVLVAWPRRLTLVLTGAAVSAVMAGIVAAGGGIHHLLSFVGAQGARGMQMEAPFTTPGLWQAILGGSNAYIFEDKLINTREVRGAMGEPVAALMMPLLAAAALAVVLLLIWALRRGANAGELLISGSLALVAAFIVFNKVGSPQFMLWLGAVVAVGLAWEGRSWRVPALLMLAIAPLTTLVYPMFYAALYNDLNVAVALALTVRNVLLLVLFGWSLVRIVRLARTGGSGSLSAPGVRPETAP; from the coding sequence AGAAACTGGCCGCTTTGCAGGAGCGCTTCATGCGCCGCAAATCGTTATGGAGTTGCTTCGCTCTCGTCCATCTGGGGTTCTTCCTGGCATTGTCCGGGCTCGTGTTCTCCGGCGGGGTCCTCAGCGACATCAGGTTTTACCGGCAGTGGGCCTTCGACGGCCTGAACGACGGCATCTGGCAGGGCATCAGCATGGACTGGGTCTACCCGATCGGGGCGCTGGCACCGATGCTCCTCGCCACGATCCTGGGCCCTGCGCTCTATCAACTGGCCTGGTTCCTCATTTTCACGGCCCTTAATGCAGCAGCAGTGGCGGTCCTCGTCAAACCGGGCACACCGTCCCGCTACGCCGCCGCCTACTGGTGGCTGGCCGTCACCGCGCTGCTGGGGCCTGTGGCTGTGGGCCGGGTGGACGGACTCACCGCGCCGCTGGTGATTATCGGGTTGCTGCTGCTGGCTGCGCGACCGGTGGTCGCTTCTGCGCTGCTGGCCCTCGCCACGTGGATGAAGGTCTGGCCGGCCGCCGTGATCCTGGCGGTGCTGGTCGCGTGGCCGCGCCGCCTGACCCTGGTCCTGACCGGCGCAGCAGTCTCTGCGGTCATGGCCGGAATTGTCGCCGCCGGCGGCGGGATCCACCATTTGCTCTCCTTCGTCGGCGCGCAGGGAGCACGCGGCATGCAGATGGAGGCCCCCTTCACCACGCCGGGACTGTGGCAGGCCATCCTCGGGGGATCGAACGCCTACATCTTCGAAGACAAGCTCATCAATACCCGCGAGGTGCGCGGCGCCATGGGAGAGCCGGTTGCCGCCCTGATGATGCCGCTGCTCGCGGCGGCCGCCCTCGCCGTCGTCTTGCTGCTGATCTGGGCGCTGCGCCGCGGCGCGAACGCCGGGGAGCTCCTGATTTCCGGGTCGCTCGCACTGGTGGCCGCGTTCATAGTCTTCAACAAGGTGGGCTCACCGCAGTTCATGCTGTGGCTCGGTGCCGTGGTGGCCGTCGGGTTGGCTTGGGAGGGCAGGAGCTGGCGGGTGCCGGCACTTCTGATGCTGGCCATCGCACCGCTGACGACCCTGGTCTACCCGATGTTCTACGCAGCACTGTACAACGACCTGAACGTTGCAGTAGCGCTGGCGCTGACCGTGCGCAATGTGCTCCTGCTGGTCCTGTTCGGGTGGTCGCTGGTACGGATCGTGCGCCTGGCCAGGACCGGTGGCAGCGGCAGCCTCAGCGCGCCCGGAGTTCGCCCGGAGACGGCTCCGTAA